A window of Pseudomonas denitrificans (nom. rej.) genomic DNA:
GTTGCGATGATCTCCATCGGCTCCCTGTACCACCTGATCCCGAAGGTCTTCGGTCGCGAGCAGATGCACAGCATCGGCCTGATCAACGCCCACTTCTGGCTGGCTACCATCGGCACCGTGCTGTACATCGCCTCGATGTGGGTCAACGGCATCACCCAGGGCCTGATGTGGCGCGCGATCAACGCCGACGGCACCCTCACCTACTCCTTCGTGGAAGCCCTGCAGGCCAGCCACCCGGGCTTCATCGTCCGTGCTCTGGGCGGCGCCTTCTTCGCCTCCGGCATGCTGCTGATGGCCTACAACACCTTCCGTACTGTGCGCGGTTTCAAACTGGCTGACGCCGATGCCGCTGCCCAGATCCCCGCTGTAGGAGCTCACTGATGAAGCACGAAGTAGTCGAGAAGAACATCGGCCTTCTGGCCTTCTTCATGGTCATTGCGGTGAGCATCGGTGGTCTGACCCAGATCGTCCCGCTGTTCTTCCAGGATGTGACCAACAAGCCGGTCGAGGGCATGAAGCCGCGCACCGCGCTGGAACTGGAAGGCCGTGACATCTACATCCGCGAAGGCTGCGTTGGCTGCCACTCGCAGATGGTCCGTCCGTTCCGCGCCGAAACCGAGCGCTATGGCCACTACTCCGTCGCCGGTGAAAGCGTCTGGGATCACCCGTTCCTGTGGGGCTCCAAGCGTACCGGTCCGGACCTGGCCCGCGTCGGCGGCCGCTACTCGGACGACTGGCACCGCGCTCACCTGTACAACCCGCGCAACGTAGTGCCGGAATCGAAGATGCCCTCCTACCCCTGGCTGGTGGAGAACAAGCTCGACGGCAAGGACACGGCGAAGAAAATGGAAGCCCTGCGTACGCTGGGCGTGCCTTACACCGACGAAGACATCGCCGGTGCCCGTGATGCCGTCAAAGGCAAGACCGAGATGGACGCTGTCGTCGCCTACCTGCAAGGCCTCGGCACCATCATCAAGAGCAAACGGTGACAGTGATGGATATCGGGACCATTCGCGGTATCGGCACCGTCGTAGTCATGGTCGCCTTCGTCGGCGTCCTGCTCTGGGCCTATGGCGGCAAACGCAAGGAGCGCTTCGACGAAGACGCCCTGCTGCCCTTCGCGGATGACCCGGTCGCCAAAAAGCACGTCGAGCAAGAGCAAGCTTCTAGGAGCAACAAAGAATGACAACCTTCTGGAGTCTGTACGTCACCGTACTTACCCTGGGCACCATCTTCGCCCTGGCGTGGCTGCTGTTCGCCACCCGTCGCGGTCAGCGCAACGAAGCCACCGATGAAACCGTCGGCCATGCCTTCGATGGCATCGAGGAGTACGACAACCCGCTGCCGAAGTGGTGGTTCATGCTGTTCGTGGCCACCTTCATCTTCGCCCTCGGTTACCTGGTCCTGTACCCGGGCCTGGGCAACTGGAAGGGCCTGCTGCCGGGCTACCAGGACAAGGCCGAATTCGCCAACGGCGAACAAGGCTGGACC
This region includes:
- a CDS encoding cbb3-type cytochrome oxidase subunit 3; this translates as MDIGTIRGIGTVVVMVAFVGVLLWAYGGKRKERFDEDALLPFADDPVAKKHVEQEQASRSNKE
- the ccoO gene encoding cytochrome-c oxidase, cbb3-type subunit II, coding for MKHEVVEKNIGLLAFFMVIAVSIGGLTQIVPLFFQDVTNKPVEGMKPRTALELEGRDIYIREGCVGCHSQMVRPFRAETERYGHYSVAGESVWDHPFLWGSKRTGPDLARVGGRYSDDWHRAHLYNPRNVVPESKMPSYPWLVENKLDGKDTAKKMEALRTLGVPYTDEDIAGARDAVKGKTEMDAVVAYLQGLGTIIKSKR